CGCGCTCTTGAGCAGGCGATCGACGTCGCGGACGTCCAACGCGCCTACGACGCTTCGATGGCCGAGTACGACGCCGTCTGGCGCGATTATCGCGATTTGTCGACCCGGCAGCAGCTGGAAATCCTCGCCGGCCTGATCGGCGAGCAGATCGCCGCTGCGCTCGATGAGGCTGGCTGGGAAGCAGTAGAACGCGCCTATGTCGACCCGATCCATGAGCGGCCGCCCACGCTCAGTCCCCATGCGCTGCCTGTTCTCGACTGGCTGCGCGAGCGCGGCTATCGGCTCGGCCTCATCAGCAACACCGGTCGAACGCCGGGCACGGCGATGCGGCAGGTCCTCGCCGACTACGGCCTCCTCGACCGGTTCGATGTGACCATCTTCTCGAATGAAGAGGGACTGCTGAAGCCGCGGCGCGAACTGTTCGACCGCGCGGCCAGCCGTTTGGGGGTTCCGAATGAGGCGGTCGTTCACGTCGGCGACAACCCCGTCGCCGATGTGGCGGGGGCGAAAGCTGCCGGCATGCGCGCGATCCTCCTCGGGACGCTGCCCGCCGCCGTTGCGCCCGACGCCCGGATCGCGACCCTCGCAGAACTGCCCGCCCAGCTCGAACAATGGGGTGCTCCGCCAGCCAGCGCTGCGAGTCAGGAGGTGAGCTGGCGGAAGCGGCCTCCCTCGACGATGTAGAAAAAGACGCGCTGTTCCAGAAGGTCGCCGTTGGCGTCGTACTGGATCCGGCCGACGAGCGACTGGATGTCGAGCGACCGGATGGCGCTCGCGATCGCGCGGCCGTCCGCCCGATTGGCGCGCTGCACCCCCGTCAGCAGCACCTCCATCGCGCTATATCCGGTCGTGGCGTCGATGCCGGGATTCCGCTGCTCAAGCTGCCGAAATGCGGCAAACCAAGCAGGAGAAGCGACAACGCGCGGGTCAGGCGTGATCGTCGAGATCAGGATGCCTTCTGCCAGAGCCCCAAGCTCATCGATAAATTGGTCGACGAAGTTCGCGTCCGAGGCGAGGATCGGGGTCGTGATCCCGGCGCGGCGCGCCTCCCGGACAAAGGTGATCCCGTCGGGAAAG
Above is a genomic segment from Dehalococcoidia bacterium containing:
- a CDS encoding HAD family hydrolase — encoded protein: MSAIRAVTFDLWETLIHDSPALGNERSQLRVVRLTEALRALEQAIDVADVQRAYDASMAEYDAVWRDYRDLSTRQQLEILAGLIGEQIAAALDEAGWEAVERAYVDPIHERPPTLSPHALPVLDWLRERGYRLGLISNTGRTPGTAMRQVLADYGLLDRFDVTIFSNEEGLLKPRRELFDRAASRLGVPNEAVVHVGDNPVADVAGAKAAGMRAILLGTLPAAVAPDARIATLAELPAQLEQWGAPPASAASQEVSWRKRPPSTM